Proteins found in one Carassius auratus strain Wakin chromosome 12, ASM336829v1, whole genome shotgun sequence genomic segment:
- the plekhs1.4 gene encoding GRB2-associated-binding protein 2 isoform X1 codes for MADNNYAFYIHGAEEQVCSGYLYKSPPENQFKSQKSWKRRFFVLLKYTDNICQLKYYKNEEKNKTLGDIDLSRVTYMFLNPEMHTMWKWIHNNFRCPSSCVMFIRVPERDYFLIGENSWEMDKWSTALFDILNHRPHRLLDPKTFGLKRHISEPLQSENDNKQTKTIRLLSGEREGKKQKPEWGQTKYVTHDLPSSATNEPIYSSPIKLKSIKTEITTEINHENYETDDLSE; via the exons ATGGCAG ATAATAACTATGCATTTTACATACATGGAGCCGAGGAACAAGTGTGTTCTGGATACCTTTACAAATCTCCGCCGGAAAATCAGTTCAAGTCCCAG aAATCTTGGAAAAGGAGGTTTTTTGTTCTTCTAAAGTACACGGATAACATATGCCAACTTAAGTACTACAAAAATGAAGAGAAGAACAAAACACTGGGAGACATTGACTTGTCTAG AGTCACATACATGTTCTTGAACCCCGAGATGCATACAATGTGGAAATGGATTCATAACAACTTCAGATGTCCTTCTTCGTGTGTAATGTTTATTAGAGTACCAGAAAGAGACTACTTCCTTATAGGAGAAAACAG TTGGGAGATGGACAAATGGTCTACTGCTTTATTTGACATCTTAAACCATCGTCCACACAGACTGTTGGATCCCAAG ACATTTGGGTTGAAGAGACACATCAGTGAACCTCTGCAATCAGAAAATGACAATAAGCAG ACTAAAACAATCCGACTGTTgtctggagagagagagggaaaaaaacag AAACCTGAGTGGGGTCAAACAAAATATGTTACACATGATCTGCCATCATCTGCGACCAATGAACCCATCTACAGTTCTCCGATAAAACTGAAGAGTATTAAG ACTGAAATAACAACAGaaataaatcatgaaaattaTGAAACGGATGACCTTTCAGAATAA
- the plekhs1.4 gene encoding pleckstrin homology domain-containing family S member 1 isoform X2 codes for MADNNYAFYIHGAEEQVCSGYLYKSPPENQFKSQKSWKRRFFVLLKYTDNICQLKYYKNEEKNKTLGDIDLSRVTYMFLNPEMHTMWKWIHNNFRCPSSCVMFIRVPERDYFLIGENSWEMDKWSTALFDILNHRPHRLLDPKTFGLKRHISEPLQSENDNKQKPEWGQTKYVTHDLPSSATNEPIYSSPIKLKSIKTEITTEINHENYETDDLSE; via the exons ATGGCAG ATAATAACTATGCATTTTACATACATGGAGCCGAGGAACAAGTGTGTTCTGGATACCTTTACAAATCTCCGCCGGAAAATCAGTTCAAGTCCCAG aAATCTTGGAAAAGGAGGTTTTTTGTTCTTCTAAAGTACACGGATAACATATGCCAACTTAAGTACTACAAAAATGAAGAGAAGAACAAAACACTGGGAGACATTGACTTGTCTAG AGTCACATACATGTTCTTGAACCCCGAGATGCATACAATGTGGAAATGGATTCATAACAACTTCAGATGTCCTTCTTCGTGTGTAATGTTTATTAGAGTACCAGAAAGAGACTACTTCCTTATAGGAGAAAACAG TTGGGAGATGGACAAATGGTCTACTGCTTTATTTGACATCTTAAACCATCGTCCACACAGACTGTTGGATCCCAAG ACATTTGGGTTGAAGAGACACATCAGTGAACCTCTGCAATCAGAAAATGACAATAAGCAG AAACCTGAGTGGGGTCAAACAAAATATGTTACACATGATCTGCCATCATCTGCGACCAATGAACCCATCTACAGTTCTCCGATAAAACTGAAGAGTATTAAG ACTGAAATAACAACAGaaataaatcatgaaaattaTGAAACGGATGACCTTTCAGAATAA
- the plekhs1.3 gene encoding pleckstrin homology domain-containing family S member 1 isoform X1 yields MSNNKKKSTATAKFYNEPAMVEELHTGYLLKSPAQQSLMTKNIKSWKRRLFVLSKTGEDYKLSYYANERKEIELSKISLLFVGPEAHQKWEWIQKNFKCSPSSVLFLRVEDDTPKHTRDYFLIGKNSADVDGWLNALVKVMKTQKSRNSLQDNRFRSASEPLKSSEAKADDEPDDRHSAPELMLTYPSPHNHYDYPRKLSEPPLPVALKIPVTEDEDDEVEKQDESAEDSEYMSMESLQRALKVDKQDMDTTCRQKNEAHAHVEKEICISQNDLKNSLILTQEEGKPCVSDCRKIQDSCLFHKGDQILAFNDLLIDTVEEIQTYVRRLSKDEVKLTIRRLIGSQPLHSEPCLS; encoded by the exons ATGtccaacaacaaaaagaaatcaA CAGCAACTGCAAAATTTTACAATGAACCAGCGATGGTGGAGGAATTGCACACTGGATACCTGCTCAAGTCCCCCGCTCAACAAAGCCTGATGACTAAAAACATT AAATCATGGAAGCGTCGTTTGTTTGTGCTCTCCAAGACGGGGGAAGACTACAAGCTGTCATATTATGCAAATGAAAGAAAAGAGATAGAACTTTCAAA GATCAGCCTGTTGTTTGTTGGCCCCGAGGCACATCAGAAGTGGGAATGGATCCAGAAAAACTTCAAATGTTCTCCATCCTCTGTGCTGTTCTTGAGGGTGGAAGATGACACACCAAAACATACAAGGGACTACTTCCTCATTGGAAAAAACAG TGCTGATGTGGATGGTTGGCTCAACGCCTTAGTCAAGGTAATGAAGACCCAGAAATCAAGAAATTCCCTTCag GACAACAGATTCAGATCAGCATCTGAACCTCTAAAGAGTTCAGAAGCAAAGGCTGATGATGAGCCTGATGACAGACATTCAGCACCTGAATTAATGCTAACTTACCCGTCACCGCACAACCATTATGACTATCCTCGCAAGCTCAGCGAACCTCCACTACCAGTAGCACTCAAG ATTCCAGTTActgaggatgaagatgatgaggtCGAGAAGCAGGATGAATCTGCAGAAGACAGTGAATACATGAGCATGGAATCATT GCAAAGAGCTTTGAAAGTTGACAAACAGGATATGGACACTACATGCAGGCAGAAAAA tgaaGCGCACGCACATGTTGAGAAGGAGATCTGCATTAGTCAAAATGATCTGAAAAACAGTCTGATCCTGACTCAGGAAGAAGGCAAACCATG TGTCTCTGACTGTCGGAAGATTCAGGACTCGTGTCTCTTCCATAAGGGGGACCAGATCTTGGCCTTCAATGACCTGCTTATAGACACAGTAGAAGAGATACAGACATACGTAAGAAGACTAAGCAAGGATGAG GTAAAACTCACTATTCGGCGGCTCATAGGATCCCAGCCTCTGCACTCTGAACCATGTCTATCATAA
- the plekhs1.3 gene encoding pleckstrin homology domain-containing family S member 1 isoform X2, with product MSNNKKKSTTAKFYNEPAMVEELHTGYLLKSPAQQSLMTKNIKSWKRRLFVLSKTGEDYKLSYYANERKEIELSKISLLFVGPEAHQKWEWIQKNFKCSPSSVLFLRVEDDTPKHTRDYFLIGKNSADVDGWLNALVKVMKTQKSRNSLQDNRFRSASEPLKSSEAKADDEPDDRHSAPELMLTYPSPHNHYDYPRKLSEPPLPVALKIPVTEDEDDEVEKQDESAEDSEYMSMESLQRALKVDKQDMDTTCRQKNEAHAHVEKEICISQNDLKNSLILTQEEGKPCVSDCRKIQDSCLFHKGDQILAFNDLLIDTVEEIQTYVRRLSKDEVKLTIRRLIGSQPLHSEPCLS from the exons ATGtccaacaacaaaaagaaatcaA CAACTGCAAAATTTTACAATGAACCAGCGATGGTGGAGGAATTGCACACTGGATACCTGCTCAAGTCCCCCGCTCAACAAAGCCTGATGACTAAAAACATT AAATCATGGAAGCGTCGTTTGTTTGTGCTCTCCAAGACGGGGGAAGACTACAAGCTGTCATATTATGCAAATGAAAGAAAAGAGATAGAACTTTCAAA GATCAGCCTGTTGTTTGTTGGCCCCGAGGCACATCAGAAGTGGGAATGGATCCAGAAAAACTTCAAATGTTCTCCATCCTCTGTGCTGTTCTTGAGGGTGGAAGATGACACACCAAAACATACAAGGGACTACTTCCTCATTGGAAAAAACAG TGCTGATGTGGATGGTTGGCTCAACGCCTTAGTCAAGGTAATGAAGACCCAGAAATCAAGAAATTCCCTTCag GACAACAGATTCAGATCAGCATCTGAACCTCTAAAGAGTTCAGAAGCAAAGGCTGATGATGAGCCTGATGACAGACATTCAGCACCTGAATTAATGCTAACTTACCCGTCACCGCACAACCATTATGACTATCCTCGCAAGCTCAGCGAACCTCCACTACCAGTAGCACTCAAG ATTCCAGTTActgaggatgaagatgatgaggtCGAGAAGCAGGATGAATCTGCAGAAGACAGTGAATACATGAGCATGGAATCATT GCAAAGAGCTTTGAAAGTTGACAAACAGGATATGGACACTACATGCAGGCAGAAAAA tgaaGCGCACGCACATGTTGAGAAGGAGATCTGCATTAGTCAAAATGATCTGAAAAACAGTCTGATCCTGACTCAGGAAGAAGGCAAACCATG TGTCTCTGACTGTCGGAAGATTCAGGACTCGTGTCTCTTCCATAAGGGGGACCAGATCTTGGCCTTCAATGACCTGCTTATAGACACAGTAGAAGAGATACAGACATACGTAAGAAGACTAAGCAAGGATGAG GTAAAACTCACTATTCGGCGGCTCATAGGATCCCAGCCTCTGCACTCTGAACCATGTCTATCATAA